The DNA segment CTGGGGGAGGATCCAGTGTGTGGGAGAACATTATTGCAGTGGTGAGAACACTTCCTGTGCAGCTAACAGAAGCTCTGAGATCATTTCCTGCTGTCCTTTCCCCACCTCCCCCCGCCAGGAGACCTACAGTCTGAGGGGTGCACCAGATTCGTTCACCAGCATCAGTTTATTCAAGTCGATGGTTGATTACTTTTGACTGACGCCAGATCAGGGACCACTGAGGGATGTCAGTATTCTGGTTCTGATTCGGACCCGCCCGGCTGCAGTGAACATGAGTCACCCCTCCTTCCTGCCTCACAATGACTTGACCCCAGCACAACGCCCAGTCAGggtggagaaaacaaacaagctcCAGATGGGATTTATTCTCATTTAAAGGAAAACTTGCCCTGAAATATCACCAAACTGGCTGGATCCCAcgtcatccttccatccatcatccatccattatccaaaAACCAGAGCTGTGCTCTTAAAATGTTGTCACATTGTTCTCAGCCTGACACAAACCCCACtgtgcttctatctttgtgaggactatAATAGGTGTAATGCTTCCTCAAATCTAACCTTAACCATAAAACCAgttcttaaccctcaaacagacctTTGAGGATGTGGGGACCAATCAAAATGCCCAAAAAACCTCATCATGTCGCAGGGACCAGAACACACAATCACTCTCTCTTCCTGTAGAGAAAGCCAGCAGCATCTGTCAGGAAGTGGCTTCTCTTCAAACGGCAGCGCTATGAACAAGCAGGAAAACTCCCTGATTGGATAACGGATGTGCTTAGCCCCACCCTCTTCCTAAAGTGccagaaagaggaggtgaaacaGACATGGATGCGTTCACACTGCACCTCTGAAGTAAAACTTAGGTGTTAAGTCATCATTCAGAAGCCTGTGTGCTCAATGTGACATCACGGGTGATAGTATCACTAGCCTGTAAACTCAGAAGTGTGTCTAAGGGAATATTGGCACGTTTTCTTCGGTGCATATATGAGCTTGTGCTTCTGCTCTAACAGGACGGTCACCCTGACAGGCTGCAGTGTGGACTGGAAGTCTCCGGACGCCTGTTCATCCTGAACCTGGAGAAGAATCGGTGAGTTTACCTGAGCCTTCCCCAATGCGTCGCACAGGTGAACAGTGTCGTACAAGCTGTCGTCTCTTCACAGTGACCTGCTGCCCAACCCCCCAAATATCTTCTATTATCTGCCCAACGGTACAGGAGTGTCTGTGAGGGCAGGTCCTGTGGTGAGTCAGTCACTGCACCGCCATCAGCCACCACCTCCCACTCTTCTagctgtaatgtgtgtgtgtgtctgtgtgtgtgtgtgtgagcagacccACTGTTATTACCATGGCAGTGTGCTTGGATTTCCTGAATCCAGAGTGGCTGTCAGTACCTGCTCTGGACTTCGGTAAGTCACCTGATTGTGTGTGTACCGTCAGAAAACATCCCATCCAGGTCACCTTCGTCATTATCACAATATCCTGCTGGATTTGTGTAAATCTGAAACAAATTGAAAGGGAAAGGGAGAGATGCCTTTAATCTGTCATGAGATCATCCTTGTGTTGGGTgagggggaggaaagggaagagaggaagaggaggaggtttagggtgaggaggaggaggaaggctcCCATGTGGTGCACTggtgaggaggagtgaggaaTCTGCTGCATTGAGTTTAGGATCAGGTTGATCACATGATGGTAGGAGGTTACAGGAAGTTGATGGGAAAATATAAATGTGATCAAATCACTGCTGATTCATTCTTGTGATGTTAAGTAACAAGCTAATTTCTCTTAGTTTCAGACTGGGAACGACCCACTGCTCCCGGTTTGATTGTCTCATCTGTAGTTTCCTCTTTCAGCGGCGTGGTCACCATTAACTCCTCCCTGGCCTTTGAGGTGCAGCCTCTGGAGGACTATAACCACCCACAGGAAGACGTGGGGGAAGTAGGAGGTGGGAGTGGAGGAGGGTCAGACCAAGACCTCCACCTTCTGTTCTCCACAGACACTTCTGAGGGCAATGGAGCCAGAAGCTGTGGGGTCTCTCACGCCGCTGTCCCACCCAtccacagctcctcacacatgCGCAGGGTGAGCTAGGACTCCAACTACCATGATGCACTTCACCCACAGAGATTTCATgtcttttctgtgtttcagaGTAAACGAGACATCCTGTCTGAGACCAAGTACATTGAGCTGGTGCTGGTGGCTGATCACCAGGAGGTCAGTGAAAGCACCACTGCTAATGCCAACAAAAATGATCTCCTCACAAATATCAacaatttctttatttacattttttcaaaCGGGTCCCAACCTCACCAGGGGGTTGCATCCTTGGTTACCCACAATGTTAAGATGGAGCTAAAAAAGAGCTTTCAAAGCATGAAGGAACAGTACTGGGTGGGCTCCTGGTGGCTGGTTAGCATATATGTCTGCTTTATGTTAGCAACCAGCCCCAGCTCCTTCCTTTCAGGTGTATTCTTGGCTCAAAGTGAGGGACTTGAAATGCCCCACCGAGCGGTGCAATTACAGGCGTAAATGTGTTTCTAATCATgtgttttcttcagtttctgAATTTTCAGAGGAACAACAAAACCATAATTTACCGCTTGCTGGATGTGGCCAATCAGGTCGACTGGGTGAGTGCACACAGAGAGGCCACGCCTCCCATTAAGCTGTTcccaccacagaggaagagccaCCTTTCCTCTGTGTTCCAGTACTACCGTCCCCTGAATGTGCGTGTGGCGTTGACTGGTATGGAGATCTGGAGTGACCAGGATAAGATCAGCGTGGAGAAGAACCCCACGAGCACCCTCAACAACTTCCTGGAATGGCGAACCAGAGACCTGCTACCCCGATTTCGCCATGACAACGCCCAGCTCATCATGTAGGAGCACCACCGCCATCAATAATAGGATTTCAGATGTTGCCCTTTCTCCCATCAGTTCATCCTTTGGTTCCCGCAGGGGGGGGTCTTTCGACGGCACCACGGTGGGGATGGCGTCCCAGTCGTCCATGTGCTCCAGAGACCGCTCCGGTGGCGTCAGTGTGGTGAGTGGGTGTGTTTAACTGGGAGGAACAGTCGAGCCGCTTTGATAACGACAAGACGATTCCGCCAGGACCACCTGGTCAGCGTGTTAGGCGTGGCCTCGACCATCGCCCATGAGCTTGGCCACAACCTGGGGATGAGTCACGACACCGCTGAGCGCCGCTGCGCCTGTCAGAACGAGCCGCGTCTTGGAGGATGCATCATGGAGCCGTCGACCGGGTCAGTATCCGAGCAGCCAGGCCAGAGCTGAGTCTATGTTCCCTTTATGAACGTTGGCGTCGCAGCGCTGGTGCAGGAGGAGCACGCCGCCGCTTATGGTTGAAGCcatgtgaccatgtgaccaTGTGACCTGCCGCCTCCCTCAGATTCCTGCCGGGTCAgcagttcagcagctgcagtgcCGCAGATTTGTCCGTCAGCCTGCTGCACGGCGGCGGGATGTGTCTGTTCAACATGCCCCGGCCAGAGCGCCTGCTGGGGGGGCCGCGCTGTGGGAACCTGTACGTGGAGAAGGGAGAGCAGTGCGACTGCGGCCTGATACAGGTGACTCACCTGTGAAAAGCAACTGTGTGCCACCGACAGGTGTGGCGGACTGTTGTCATGACGCTGCTCTCTGATTGCTCAGGACTGCAAGGACCCGTGCTGTAACGCCTCCACCTGTCAGCTGGTTCCTGGAGCGCAGTGCTCCTCTGACGGGATCTGCTGTCACAACTGCAAGGTTGGAGCTCCTCGCGCctcctgctgaggtcgacttcACTTCAGTGTCTcaccctcctcctttcctcccccagTTGCGTCTGGCGGGCTCAGTGTGTCGTCAGCCTCTCGGTGAATGTGACCTCCCCGAGTTCTGCACAGGCACCTCCCCGCACTGCCCCCCCAACGTCTTTCTCCAGAACGGAGAACCCTGCCAGAGCAGCACCTCCTTCTGCCACGGGGGCGTCTGTGCCAACATGAACACGCAGTGCCAAATGTTGTGGGGCCCCAGTAAGTTCCACCCGTGTCAAATGGTAATTGTGGCCCACCACCTGATGACTGGTCTCAAACCAGTTACGCTCTCCGTGTCTGCAGATGCCACCAGCGCTCCAGATGTCTGCTTTTCATCAGTCaacaaacaaggaaacaaaTACGGCAACTGCGGTCAGCTGACTAATGGCTCCTACATCCCCTGTGCAGCTGCGTGAGTGTGCAGACTGTTTACAGGCGATGCAGGGAGGACGCGGACACAGACAGATCACGGCTCTGCTGGCTGCCTTACAGGGACGTTCACTGTGGGAGGATCCAGTGCCGGGGAGGAAGAgagcgccctctgctgggcACTAATGCAGAGatcctcaccaccaccttcaaccACACCAGCCTGGTCTGCAGAGGAACCTTCTTCCACTTGGCTGACGACGTCTCTGACCCGGCCACGGTAGCCCAGGGTACCACCTGTGGCCCTGGAAAAGTGGGTAGCACCTCTGCAGACTTGCAAACAAGAGAAGAGACGCAGAAAGCAAAGTAAAGCCAAGTGATTGACAGTTGGACATGAcgggtgtgtctgtgtttcaggcCTGTCTGGACCAGAAGTGCACGGACGTGTCGGTGTTTGGGGTGGACGACTGTCGCAGCAAGTGTCACCATCACGGGGTGAGTGACTTCATCCGTCCTGGCCCCGCCAGCGCAGCATTCTGATTGGTTGATTGTTCCTGACTCTTTCAGGTGTGTAACAGTAACAGGAACTGTCACTGTGATGTGGGCTGGGCTCCACCTGACTGCAGGTCCTCGGGTCTGGGAGGCAGCGTGGACAGTGGGCcggccacagcagctgcaggtgtgtgtgtgtgtgtgtgtgtgtgtgtgtgtgtgtgtgtgtgtgtgtgtgtgtgtgtgtgtgtgtgtgtgtgtgtgttcaggctgtgTCTGGTTTGGGCCCTGCGGCTGATTCAGTTTAAAATTGTGTaaatgttctgtgtgttttgattTGGGCAGTTATTGACGAcgataaaacatttattaacgataataaaacatttattaaccataataaaacatttattaaccATAATAAAACGTGTTTCATCTTGCATGTGTCTAACCGCACAACTTGTGTGAATGCGCCCTCTCTCCAGAGTCGGACCCAGTCCGAGCGGCTCTGCTCGTCATCTTCTTCCTGGTCCTTCCTCTCGTCCTGTTCTTCCTCGTCCTTCGGCTCCCTCGAGTCCGACGGCAGCTCGCCTTCATCACAGCCAACAGTCTGATGCACAAAAGCAGACGACACAACCGGTAACGCACACactgcacatctgtgtgtgtgtgtgtgtgtgtgtgtgtgtgcgtgcgtgtgtgttaatCACTTATTTGCCCTTCCTGTCAGAACGGCATCAGGGCAGCGAGCAGACGGTAGAAATGGAGAACAGGTGCACCCTCTGCGATACCACCTGAACCCACCCACAGACATTGCACTGAGCCCACCGCATAAAGAGGTAACCATAGCAACTACACCCAACCCCAGGTCCTGACTCCACCCACCAGCAGCCGTTCCTGTTTTAGAGGGTTGAGTCAAAGATGCCTGTAATCATTGGTTTTATTCCACATTTTCCATgtggttttattgtgaaagaaacaggaagtgttgcttTCATGcgtctcctggcctgctcctcctTTGCATGCCTGCTGTTATGCTGCATCTGcatcctctttctctccagCAGGTTCACCAAAGACCTGCTCCTCCCACTAAGCCACTCCCCCCTGACCCCGCCctaaccccccctccacaggtAAAGTGTGCTGAggtctgtgtgttgtgtgtacCGTTGTGCTGATCCGGACTTGCGTCCTCTGAAGTCCAGTCaggagcagtttttttttttcttggttcTGATTCGGGGATCAGTTCTGTGAGGGTCCGTTTAAATTCTTGCCATTTGTGTTTCTGGTGTCAGACGTGTGAATGTTGTGACACTAAACGAAGGGTAAAGCGCTGTGCATGTGCACATCTGTTTACTTTGATTTCTGTTAAACAgcatcctgcccccccccaccaagccTCTTCCCCCCGATCCCTGTGCTCAGGTACGGTTCTGACCCGGACCCATCCTGTTCATAGCAGTGTGAGTGGAGTCAGCCTTTATGACAAAGCACAGATGAAGGTGGATTTTGCTATTTGGCTTTGCTATTTCATTCCAAATAGGTATCTTTGTTGTCTTTATGTGGTTAACGTGCACCTCTGTGACCTAACACAAGGCTGACTCCTCCCACGTGTAGCTGACCAGTGTTGTGTGGTTGTATCGGGTCgcagtgccccctgctggtaggagGGGGTATGACCTCAGCTTGGTTTCAATAACATCCCAAAACTATTGAATGTAAAGGAGTGAATACGGGTCATTTAACTAAACTAATCATTAGTTAATGATATCAGTATGTATTAATAGGTTCATATAAATTTTGTTGCATGTTTTGAACCAAATTGGAAACAATTAACTATAGCAAATAACATAACACATAGACCAAATCAGTAAACATGATTATATAATACGTGGGAAATGTCTATTTtttagatttgttttattttaaatttttttagaATGTCCTTCCATCTTGGCCCGGCCCCTGTGATATCTCTCCCAGCATTTTAAACAACAGACATGTTAACGTCACTGTTATTACGGCAACCAACTCCACCATATTGTTAACAGCAGCTTCTAATTAAAACGCCCCAGGATTAAAGCTTGGCAGCTTCTGACCATTGCAAAACAAAATCGATAAAGAAGCAAAAAGCAACAATCTGGTGTAAACAGGGTGAAAGGTTTGTCCTCCACAGCTGCACAAACCCACCAAAACACCCTCCAGTCGCCACATTTGCTCCTCTGACATGACACACTGGATCTAAACCATCATCTTCAGGCTGCAGGTTGGATAAATTCCTGTTCACGTTAACTTATTGTCATTGACTGGCTGagttctctctcacactcacactctgaAAATTAGCCTTTAGGTTTTGTGTAGGACGTGTGAATTTAAACACTCTTTAATTATAATTAGTCGCCTTCTATTGGCCAACCGCCAATGGCTTCAGTTGACGAACTCGCCTCTGAGGTGGAGCTAGCTTGGCGCTAACAGCATACTTGCTAACCGCTGCATGGCTTCCTTATGGACAGGACAGCGCAGCGGAAGTGCTGTGATTGTCGTTAGCATGTTCTGTTGCTTCATGTTTACTGTGGAAGGAAACATGTCAAGATAACAGGAAAGCTAATAGCATTCTGCCTCTTCTCATAAAACTGGGACtaactgcagctgctggtgactCGACCAGCTCCACCcaccaagcccctcccccctgaTCCTGTCAAACCTGCACAGGTACAGCACAGCCACGTTTTGGCCTCCATTAGCATGTAGCTTACATGTGCTTTGCATGtaaaaatagctaaatagcCTTTTCTACAGTGAGTTTTAGTTTATGATGAAAGCTCGAGACAACACGTGTATGGACATACACACAGTCTCcatctcacatgcacacacacacacacacacacacacacagatgatatTTTTGCTAACACTTTTGATTTCACCTTTCAGTTGTCTCAACCATCTCAACCCAGACCTGTGGTGCCCATTAAGCCCTGCCAACTGCCTCCACTGTCCCACCCCCACGTCCCACCTGGCCCCAGCCACCCCACCACCAAACcatccctccaggctgtggcctctgctgctcccatcAGGTACGACCGTTTATTATCCGGGGTTTGAGAAAATCTGGGCTGTTTTTATGTCAAATCTGCTCTACCTGTCCACAGACGTCCTCCCGTCCCTCCCATTCGTCCCAACAACCCTTGGAAAGTGGACAAGTCTTTCGTTTAGCTCAAGAGTCAGCTAATCGTTAAAAGATAATGAAGGTGGGACCAAGTTCGTCATCGTGTGTGGAGTGAACGCTGGTGCCTTTTTGACCAGATGAGGACGTGGTGGATATTTTTTACGTtgggttgtcatggagaccaGCTgcacctttttaaatgttaacaaGGATTTATGAGTCTCAAACAAAAACTTCTAAATGTTGGGGACATTGACTAAATTTtgcgtttcctcttcctccacgaATGCTGgagcagatttttatttttatactctGGAACCTTTGAAAGTCAGGATGCACCAACAAGGAAATGAAGTTCTGGTGTCGATCCCCCACACACAACCAAACCCTGACGGACCGATCTCACTGATCCATCGGTTCATTTTCTGCCTTGTGTCTCGTTTTTGCTGCCTGTTACAAGTTTCTTTGTCAGAAAAGTTCACAGTCCATATTCAAGCTTGAATAAAACATCTCTGCTGAAGGCTTTGGAGTTGAGGCTCTGGTGCCACAGGTCCAGAACCAGTGGGAAGGTCTGAAAATAGTCGTTGATCCGGCTCCTGAGCAGTGATGTGTTCAGGAGCTTTAGGAAAAAGGGGTTCCTTCACAAACTGAAGaataaaaacatccaaaaaccAGGTAATTTATTCTCACTTATTTACTAAATTTCCACCTAAAGCACGTCGGATGGTTCTTTTTCTTACACAGAACATTAGAGTTTGAAATCTCCTGTCTCCGGTCATCACTCTGGAGCGGTGCAATACCTCCACAGGCATGTCATGACGTCGCCATACTGCATCAATCTGCATGAATGTTTCTCCAGATGCTTCAGACTGAAGATTCTGAGGAACAACAGTTGCTCCTGCtgtggttctgtggttctgttgTTCCAGATGTTGCAGAAGCATTATAGAGGTGCTGCTCAGGGTCCTGCAGAATCTGGTCAGTTCTGGGACTTCTGTGCTCTGGTCTTAGcttttatcacatttaaaaattCTAAACGACCATCTTTTTTCTGACAGGGTGTAGTATTTCTAGATGTATTTACTGGAAATATTACCGTCACTGCTTACGTTGAACTTTAATGTAAGTCAAACCGAGAAAAAGATCTAGGTACTGCGTCACCAGAGTACTGCTGCCCCAGGTTCTGCATCCCTGAATGACTGTTTAACTGAAGTTCTGCAAAATGGAAGTGTGGCTGGAACGTTGGTGCAGAGGACGAATGAATAAAGCTGAATGATACTACTGAATACTTCAGCACGGCCAAATCCTGAGTTGGTCATTGATTATGAACTCTGGCAGTTGTTAGCTGAATTCTAACGGCTGTTCCCAAGATTTATTTTGCTCAAATCGCTAATTCAGCAAAAAAACTTGTGCTTGGTTTTGAatttttttcatgttctgtgtaccacacacacacgcacgcacgcacgcacccacacacacacagcaggcctagacaggaggaggacagagtgTAGGTACACAGAACATCAGAGGGTCAAATGTGCGAGAAAATGAGAGCAGACAATGTTGACAATGTTGCAACATTGTCTGGGAACCGCGggtgcagaaacacaacagcttTGCCACTGTGGTTTACTGTCACAACCGATCAAGATGGCCAAAAGGAACTCTGCGCAGAGGGCCCTGGAATCGATTTTGGAAGATAGAGAAGTTTTGGGTGATGATGTAGAAGAAGAGGTTTCAGAATTTGAGGATCACATTTCTGAAAATTCAGAGTCTGACAGTGACTCTGAAGATGATGAGATTGAGCATCAGCCAGTTCCAAAACAAAGACGAGCCCCAGGACCAGGCCGTCAGCAGCCAGCCCCAGGACCAGAACAAGCCAGTCAGCATGGTGGGGAAATATGGATGTCAAAAAATTCTGAAATCGAATGGTCTTCTCGGCCAAGAAAAGGGCCCCCCCACAAGGCTGCC comes from the Takifugu rubripes chromosome 7, fTakRub1.2, whole genome shotgun sequence genome and includes:
- the adam15 gene encoding disintegrin and metalloproteinase domain-containing protein 15 isoform X4; this translates as MSQAAFILLLCACAECLSAGSLNAPQGEEGLHPDGTSTSGLKGVDKWRRPLLDRTRPFAVINRQKRSLMEALQDGHPDRLQCGLEVSGRLFILNLEKNRDLLPNPPNIFYYLPNGTGVSVRAGPVTHCYYHGSVLGFPESRVAVSTCSGLRGVVTINSSLAFEVQPLEDYNHPQEDVGEVGGGSGGGSDQDLHLLFSTDTSEGNGARSCGVSHAAVPPIHSSSHMRRSKRDILSETKYIELVLVADHQEFLNFQRNNKTIIYRLLDVANQVDWYYRPLNVRVALTGMEIWSDQDKISVEKNPTSTLNNFLEWRTRDLLPRFRHDNAQLIMGGSFDGTTVGMASQSSMCSRDRSGGVSVDHLVSVLGVASTIAHELGHNLGMSHDTAERRCACQNEPRLGGCIMEPSTGFLPGQQFSSCSAADLSVSLLHGGGMCLFNMPRPERLLGGPRCGNLYVEKGEQCDCGLIQDCKDPCCNASTCQLVPGAQCSSDGICCHNCKLRLAGSVCRQPLGECDLPEFCTGTSPHCPPNVFLQNGEPCQSSTSFCHGGVCANMNTQCQMLWGPNATSAPDVCFSSVNKQGNKYGNCGQLTNGSYIPCAAADVHCGRIQCRGGRERPLLGTNAEILTTTFNHTSLVCRGTFFHLADDVSDPATVAQGTTCGPGKACLDQKCTDVSVFGVDDCRSKCHHHGVCNSNRNCHCDVGWAPPDCRSSGLGGSVDSGPATAAAESDPVRAALLVIFFLVLPLVLFFLVLRLPRVRRQLAFITANSLMHKSRRHNRTASGQRADGRNGEQVHPLRYHLNPPTDIALSPPHKEVHQRPAPPTKPLPPDPALTPPPQLSQPSQPRPVVPIKPCQLPPLSHPHVPPGPSHPTTKPSLQAVASAAPIRRPPVPPIRPNNPWKVDKSFV
- the adam15 gene encoding disintegrin and metalloproteinase domain-containing protein 15 isoform X2, encoding MSQAAFILLLCACAECLSAGSLNAPQGEEGLHPDGTSTSGLKGVDKWRRPLLDRTRPFAVINRQKRSLMEALQDGHPDRLQCGLEVSGRLFILNLEKNRDLLPNPPNIFYYLPNGTGVSVRAGPVTHCYYHGSVLGFPESRVAVSTCSGLRGVVTINSSLAFEVQPLEDYNHPQEDVGEVGGGSGGGSDQDLHLLFSTDTSEGNGARSCGVSHAAVPPIHSSSHMRRSKRDILSETKYIELVLVADHQEFLNFQRNNKTIIYRLLDVANQVDWYYRPLNVRVALTGMEIWSDQDKISVEKNPTSTLNNFLEWRTRDLLPRFRHDNAQLIMGGSFDGTTVGMASQSSMCSRDRSGGVSVDHLVSVLGVASTIAHELGHNLGMSHDTAERRCACQNEPRLGGCIMEPSTGFLPGQQFSSCSAADLSVSLLHGGGMCLFNMPRPERLLGGPRCGNLYVEKGEQCDCGLIQDCKDPCCNASTCQLVPGAQCSSDGICCHNCKLRLAGSVCRQPLGECDLPEFCTGTSPHCPPNVFLQNGEPCQSSTSFCHGGVCANMNTQCQMLWGPNATSAPDVCFSSVNKQGNKYGNCGQLTNGSYIPCAAADVHCGRIQCRGGRERPLLGTNAEILTTTFNHTSLVCRGTFFHLADDVSDPATVAQGTTCGPGKACLDQKCTDVSVFGVDDCRSKCHHHGVCNSNRNCHCDVGWAPPDCRSSGLGGSVDSGPATAAAESDPVRAALLVIFFLVLPLVLFFLVLRLPRVRRQLAFITANSLMHKSRRHNRTASGQRADGRNGEQVHPLRYHLNPPTDIALSPPHKEVHQRPAPPTKPLPPDPALTPPPQLLVTRPAPPTKPLPPDPVKPAQLSQPSQPRPVVPIKPCQLPPLSHPHVPPGPSHPTTKPSLQAVASAAPIRRPPVPPIRPNNPWKVDKSFV
- the adam15 gene encoding disintegrin and metalloproteinase domain-containing protein 15 isoform X5, with amino-acid sequence MSQAAFILLLCACAECLSAGSLNAPQGEEGLHPDGTSTSGLKGVDKWRRPLLDRTRPFAVINRQKRSLMEALQDGHPDRLQCGLEVSGRLFILNLEKNRDLLPNPPNIFYYLPNGTGVSVRAGPVTHCYYHGSVLGFPESRVAVSTCSGLRGVVTINSSLAFEVQPLEDYNHPQEDVGEVGGGSGGGSDQDLHLLFSTDTSEGNGARSCGVSHAAVPPIHSSSHMRRSKRDILSETKYIELVLVADHQEFLNFQRNNKTIIYRLLDVANQVDWYYRPLNVRVALTGMEIWSDQDKISVEKNPTSTLNNFLEWRTRDLLPRFRHDNAQLIMGGSFDGTTVGMASQSSMCSRDRSGGVSVDHLVSVLGVASTIAHELGHNLGMSHDTAERRCACQNEPRLGGCIMEPSTGFLPGQQFSSCSAADLSVSLLHGGGMCLFNMPRPERLLGGPRCGNLYVEKGEQCDCGLIQDCKDPCCNASTCQLVPGAQCSSDGICCHNCKLRLAGSVCRQPLGECDLPEFCTGTSPHCPPNVFLQNGEPCQSSTSFCHGGVCANMNTQCQMLWGPNATSAPDVCFSSVNKQGNKYGNCGQLTNGSYIPCAAADVHCGRIQCRGGRERPLLGTNAEILTTTFNHTSLVCRGTFFHLADDVSDPATVAQGTTCGPGKACLDQKCTDVSVFGVDDCRSKCHHHGVCNSNRNCHCDVGWAPPDCRSSGLGGSVDSGPATAAAESDPVRAALLVIFFLVLPLVLFFLVLRLPRVRRQLAFITANSLMHKSRRHNRTASGQRADGRNGEQVHPLRYHLNPPTDIALSPPHKELLVTRPAPPTKPLPPDPVKPAQLSQPSQPRPVVPIKPCQLPPLSHPHVPPGPSHPTTKPSLQAVASAAPIRRPPVPPIRPNNPWKVDKSFV